The following proteins are encoded in a genomic region of Thioclava nitratireducens:
- a CDS encoding CBS domain-containing protein — protein sequence MQVMQILKNKGEMEIFTVAPDMKLSEVIAKLASKRIGAVIVSQDGETVDGIVSERDVVREIAKRGAECLVMTAADVMTRDVKHCAPMDSTEEVMSLMTEGRFRHMPVRENGKMVGVISIGDVVKARLNELHMEKESLQGMIMGN from the coding sequence ATGCAGGTGATGCAGATTCTCAAGAACAAGGGCGAGATGGAAATTTTTACCGTCGCCCCGGACATGAAGCTGAGCGAGGTAATCGCCAAGCTGGCCTCGAAACGCATCGGTGCGGTGATCGTCTCGCAGGATGGTGAAACCGTGGACGGGATCGTCTCGGAGCGCGATGTCGTGCGCGAGATCGCCAAGCGCGGTGCGGAGTGTCTGGTGATGACGGCCGCGGATGTCATGACCCGTGACGTCAAGCACTGCGCCCCGATGGACAGCACTGAAGAGGTGATGAGCCTGATGACCGAGGGCCGTTTCCGCCACATGCCGGTGCGCGAAAATGGCAAGATGGTCGGTGTGATCTCGATCGGCGACGTGGTCAAGGCGCGCCTGAACGAGCTTCACATGGAGAAAGAGTCGCTTCAGGGCATGATCATGGGCAACTGA
- a CDS encoding H-type lectin domain-containing protein, whose protein sequence is MITIESHRLGMQRGSLVLFSDFQDGGAMWTGEGPRELRKKVAFPEPFRATPMVQVSLSMWDVDSKHNSRMDISSDGVTPEGFVIVFRTWGDSRVARVRADWLALGGVSHEDDWDID, encoded by the coding sequence ATGATCACGATCGAAAGCCACCGTCTGGGAATGCAACGCGGCTCGCTCGTGCTGTTCTCCGATTTTCAGGATGGCGGCGCCATGTGGACGGGCGAGGGCCCGCGCGAGTTGCGCAAGAAGGTCGCCTTCCCCGAGCCGTTCCGCGCGACCCCGATGGTGCAGGTCTCCCTGTCGATGTGGGACGTGGACAGCAAGCACAATTCGCGGATGGATATCTCGAGCGACGGCGTCACGCCCGAGGGCTTCGTGATCGTCTTTCGCACCTGGGGGGACAGCCGCGTGGCACGTGTGCGTGCCGACTGGCTGGCGTTGGGCGGGGTCTCGCATGAGGATGATTGGGATATCGACTGA
- a CDS encoding class I SAM-dependent methyltransferase, with product MHLDVLDLRNFYYRTQLGRAAQRAIRDRVVSMWPATGPQMAGLTVAGYGFAVPLLRPYLEPARRVIGLMPAEQGVMPWPAGMPNVSVLCDEARWPLETGRVDRLIVMHGLETSDNSEALMQECWRVLGPGGRAMFIVPNRAGLWAPREATPFGFGKPYTLGQLDQLARRSGFVPERHTGALYIPPSHRRFWLRSAAMWERVGTKAAGVLAAGVVMLEVSKQVHARRDSGLGARVRKPLSILEGAVKPATDPV from the coding sequence ATGCATCTCGACGTACTCGACCTGCGGAATTTCTACTACCGGACGCAGCTAGGCCGCGCGGCGCAGCGGGCAATCCGGGACCGGGTTGTTTCGATGTGGCCCGCGACGGGGCCGCAGATGGCGGGGCTCACGGTGGCGGGCTACGGCTTCGCGGTGCCGCTGCTGCGTCCTTACCTGGAGCCCGCGCGCCGGGTGATCGGCTTGATGCCGGCAGAGCAGGGCGTGATGCCGTGGCCAGCGGGCATGCCCAATGTCTCTGTCCTGTGCGACGAGGCGCGCTGGCCGCTGGAGACGGGCCGGGTGGATCGGCTGATCGTGATGCATGGGCTGGAGACCTCGGACAATTCCGAGGCCCTGATGCAGGAATGCTGGCGGGTGCTGGGCCCGGGGGGCAGGGCGATGTTCATCGTTCCGAACCGGGCCGGGCTCTGGGCGCCGCGCGAAGCCACGCCCTTCGGCTTCGGCAAGCCCTACACTCTGGGGCAGCTCGACCAGCTCGCGCGCCGTTCCGGCTTCGTGCCCGAACGTCATACCGGTGCGCTCTATATCCCGCCGAGCCATCGCCGCTTCTGGCTGCGCTCGGCCGCTATGTGGGAACGCGTGGGCACCAAGGCCGCCGGCGTGCTGGCCGCCGGGGTGGTGATGCTCGAGGTCTCCAAGCAAGTCCATGCGCGCCGCGATTCAGGTCTGGGCGCGCGCGTGCGCAAGCCGCTTTCGATTCTCGAAGGGGCGGTGAAGCCGGCGACGGACCCGGTTTGA
- a CDS encoding CoA-acylating methylmalonate-semialdehyde dehydrogenase, with protein MEEIGHWINGKRVAGTSGRFGEVFNPATGEQIAKVALATPAELDAAIADAAKAQLEWQKVNPQRRARVMMKFGQLIERDMDKLAEALSKEHGKTIPDAKGDVQRGLEVIEVCMGAPAMLKGEYTGDAGPGIDLYSMRQPLGVVAGITPFNFPAMIPLWKMGPALSAGNAMILKPSERVPTTAIMLAELAQEAGLPDGVLQVVNGDKEAVDTILDHETIQGVGFVGSTPIAQYIYGRAATNGKRAQCFGGAKNHMIIMPDADMDKAADALIGAGYGAAGERCMAISVAVPVGDGTADALVERLVPKIEKLKVGPYTGGDDVDYGPVITKQAQERIKSLINSGVEQGANLVVDGRDFSLQGYEDGFFVGPSLFDNVTPDMDIYKEEIFGPVLSMVRTKSYDEALDLVVDNPYGNGTAIYTADGDVARDFAANVNVGMVGINFPIPVPLSYYTFGGWKKSAFGDLNQYGPDAFRFYTKTKTVTARWFSGIKDEGAALNFKALD; from the coding sequence ATGGAAGAAATCGGTCACTGGATCAACGGCAAGCGCGTTGCGGGCACTTCGGGCCGCTTCGGCGAAGTCTTCAACCCCGCTACCGGCGAGCAGATCGCCAAGGTCGCACTGGCCACCCCGGCCGAGCTCGACGCAGCGATCGCGGACGCCGCGAAAGCGCAGCTGGAGTGGCAGAAGGTCAACCCGCAGCGCCGCGCCCGCGTGATGATGAAATTCGGTCAGCTGATCGAACGCGACATGGACAAGCTCGCCGAGGCTCTGTCGAAAGAGCACGGCAAGACCATCCCCGACGCTAAGGGCGACGTGCAGCGTGGCCTCGAAGTGATCGAGGTCTGCATGGGCGCGCCGGCGATGCTCAAGGGCGAATACACGGGCGACGCGGGCCCCGGTATCGACCTCTACTCGATGCGTCAGCCGCTGGGCGTCGTGGCCGGTATCACGCCGTTCAACTTCCCCGCCATGATCCCGCTCTGGAAGATGGGCCCGGCGCTGTCGGCCGGTAACGCGATGATCCTCAAGCCGTCCGAGCGCGTGCCGACCACGGCGATCATGCTCGCTGAACTGGCGCAGGAAGCCGGTCTTCCCGATGGCGTGCTGCAAGTCGTCAACGGCGACAAGGAAGCTGTGGACACGATCCTCGATCACGAGACGATCCAGGGCGTTGGCTTCGTGGGCTCGACCCCGATCGCGCAATACATCTACGGTCGCGCCGCCACCAACGGCAAGCGCGCGCAGTGCTTCGGCGGTGCGAAGAACCACATGATCATCATGCCCGATGCGGACATGGACAAGGCCGCCGACGCGCTGATCGGCGCGGGCTACGGCGCCGCTGGCGAGCGCTGCATGGCGATTTCGGTTGCGGTTCCGGTGGGTGACGGCACGGCGGATGCGCTGGTCGAGCGTCTCGTGCCGAAAATCGAGAAGCTGAAAGTCGGCCCCTATACCGGCGGCGACGACGTGGACTACGGTCCGGTCATCACCAAGCAGGCGCAGGAGCGGATCAAGTCGCTCATCAATTCGGGTGTCGAGCAGGGTGCGAACCTCGTGGTCGATGGCCGCGACTTCTCGCTGCAGGGTTATGAGGACGGCTTCTTCGTCGGCCCGTCGCTCTTCGACAACGTCACCCCCGACATGGACATCTACAAAGAGGAAATCTTTGGCCCGGTCCTTTCGATGGTGCGCACGAAGTCCTATGACGAGGCGCTCGATCTGGTGGTCGACAACCCCTATGGCAACGGCACCGCGATCTACACCGCCGATGGCGACGTGGCTCGCGACTTCGCGGCGAACGTCAATGTCGGCATGGTCGGCATCAACTTCCCGATCCCGGTTCCGCTGAGCTACTACACCTTCGGCGGCTGGAAGAAGTCGGCCTTCGGCGACCTCAACCAGTACGGCCCGGACGCCTTCCGCTTCTACACCAAGACCAAGACCGTCACGGCGCGCTGGTTCTCGGGCATCAAGGACGAAGGCGCAGCGCTCAACTTCAAAGCGCTCGACTGA
- the coaD gene encoding pantetheine-phosphate adenylyltransferase has protein sequence MRIGLYPGTFDPVTLGHLDIIERAMALVDRLVIGVAINRDKGPLFPLEERVAMLQEECAKITDRRGGEIVVHPFENLLIDCAKDVGASVIVRGLRAVADFEYEFQMVGMNRALDSSVETVFLMADARRQAIASKLVKEIARLDGDVSKFVTPAVRDALIKAYANR, from the coding sequence ATGCGGATCGGTCTTTACCCCGGAACTTTCGATCCGGTCACGCTGGGTCACCTCGATATTATCGAGCGCGCGATGGCTCTGGTGGATCGGCTCGTGATCGGGGTCGCGATCAACCGTGACAAGGGGCCGCTTTTCCCGCTCGAGGAACGCGTCGCCATGCTCCAGGAAGAATGCGCCAAGATCACCGACCGCCGCGGCGGCGAAATCGTCGTGCATCCTTTCGAAAACCTGCTGATCGATTGCGCCAAGGATGTCGGTGCGTCCGTGATCGTGCGCGGGCTGCGTGCGGTGGCCGATTTCGAATACGAGTTCCAGATGGTCGGAATGAACCGCGCGCTCGATTCCTCGGTCGAGACGGTGTTCCTGATGGCCGATGCGCGGCGGCAGGCGATTGCTTCGAAACTGGTGAAGGAAATTGCGCGGCTCGACGGGGATGTTTCGAAATTCGTCACCCCCGCCGTGCGCGATGCCTTGATCAAGGCTTACGCCAACCGCTGA
- a CDS encoding YfdX family protein: MERSKKFLALALSSALIAGPAGFEMASAATTNSNSNSGGSAIQSSQSQSNDAVSQTTASSTDKELLTTVDDAYTAMREVRAARLAIFDGNTDMATKMTKDATAKMQAAEKAESQWGVPSKAGTKGVTYLPFDSSIALGESFTVTPENQKAVGKANQQMAKGNAKAAAKTLKDNDIDVSISAALVPAKSSLTHLQDASKLIKSGNYYEANLALKGVEDSVVIDQWGLDNLPQQAGNAAKASANASGSTQMQQKSQQSGKSASKG; this comes from the coding sequence ATGGAACGCAGCAAGAAATTCCTCGCCCTCGCCCTCTCCTCCGCGCTGATCGCGGGTCCCGCAGGCTTCGAGATGGCCTCCGCGGCCACGACGAATTCCAACAGCAATTCCGGGGGGAGCGCGATCCAGAGCAGCCAGAGCCAAAGCAATGACGCGGTTTCGCAGACCACGGCGAGTTCTACCGACAAGGAATTGCTGACCACGGTCGACGACGCCTACACCGCGATGCGCGAAGTACGCGCCGCGCGGCTGGCGATCTTCGACGGCAATACCGACATGGCGACGAAGATGACCAAGGACGCCACTGCGAAAATGCAGGCCGCCGAGAAAGCCGAGAGCCAATGGGGCGTGCCCTCGAAGGCTGGCACGAAAGGCGTGACCTACCTGCCCTTCGACAGCTCCATCGCGCTTGGCGAGAGCTTCACCGTGACGCCGGAGAACCAGAAGGCAGTCGGCAAGGCCAATCAGCAGATGGCGAAAGGCAATGCGAAGGCGGCGGCCAAGACGCTGAAGGATAACGATATCGATGTGTCGATCTCGGCGGCGTTGGTGCCCGCGAAGTCTTCGCTCACCCATCTGCAGGATGCGTCCAAGCTGATCAAATCGGGCAATTACTACGAGGCGAACCTCGCGCTGAAAGGCGTCGAGGATTCCGTCGTGATCGATCAATGGGGGCTCGACAACCTGCCGCAGCAGGCGGGCAACGCCGCCAAAGCCTCGGCGAATGCGAGCGGCAGCACCCAGATGCAGCAGAAATCGCAGCAATCCGGCAAGTCAGCCTCGAAAGGCTGA
- a CDS encoding F0F1 ATP synthase subunit epsilon — MADTMQFDLVAPERKLASEEAAVEVMVPGADGDLTVMPGHAPMLTTLRPGKLTMVTRSATQSYAVTGGFAEITPEGITVLAERSLPAEEFTKEVHERLIEEARRIHDEAHPSVADMTAKLLADMEALGSHMLG; from the coding sequence ATGGCCGACACGATGCAATTCGATCTCGTTGCGCCCGAGCGCAAGCTGGCCTCGGAAGAGGCGGCGGTCGAGGTCATGGTGCCCGGCGCGGATGGTGACCTCACGGTCATGCCGGGCCACGCCCCGATGCTGACCACGCTGCGTCCGGGAAAGCTGACCATGGTGACGCGGTCGGCAACCCAGAGCTACGCGGTGACGGGTGGCTTCGCCGAGATCACCCCAGAGGGGATCACGGTTCTGGCCGAACGTTCGCTGCCTGCGGAAGAGTTCACCAAGGAAGTGCACGAGCGCCTCATCGAGGAAGCCCGTCGCATCCATGACGAGGCGCATCCTTCGGTGGCCGACATGACCGCGAAGCTTCTGGCCGACATGGAGGCCCTCGGCTCGCATATGCTGGGCTGA
- a CDS encoding LysR family transcriptional regulator, whose amino-acid sequence MDWDDLRIFLAVARAESLSGAGRRLKLDAATVGRRIARLEEGMGAKLFVKSPQGYALSESGDRLLPHAEAAEQVFAGADEEMSGIAGQLTGQLRIGAPDGCANYLLPQVCAKIAEENPGLEIQVVALPRVFNLSKREADMAIAVSRPTAGRLTVQKLSDYHLSLAAHRDYLAKAPPITCKEDLRHHRMIGYIPDMIFDKELDYFAETEAEVMGLASNSAAVQTRMIEAGAGVGIVHDFALPFAPGVQRVLGGEIRLNRAFWLIRHADDRRSERLTRFAEALGQGLRDEVARLEHAAVEI is encoded by the coding sequence ATGGATTGGGACGATCTGCGGATTTTCCTTGCCGTCGCGCGGGCCGAGAGCCTGTCGGGTGCGGGGCGGCGATTGAAGCTGGACGCGGCCACCGTGGGGCGTCGGATCGCGCGGCTCGAAGAGGGGATGGGCGCGAAGCTTTTCGTGAAATCGCCGCAGGGCTATGCGCTTTCCGAGTCCGGGGATCGGCTCCTGCCGCATGCCGAAGCGGCGGAGCAGGTCTTTGCGGGCGCGGACGAGGAAATGTCCGGGATCGCGGGCCAGTTGACCGGCCAGCTGAGGATCGGCGCGCCCGATGGCTGCGCGAATTACCTTCTGCCGCAGGTCTGCGCGAAGATCGCCGAAGAAAATCCGGGGCTGGAGATTCAGGTCGTCGCCCTGCCGCGCGTCTTCAACCTCTCGAAGCGTGAGGCGGATATGGCGATCGCGGTGTCGCGCCCGACGGCGGGCCGTCTGACCGTGCAAAAATTGAGCGATTATCATCTCAGCCTCGCCGCCCATCGCGACTATCTCGCGAAAGCGCCGCCAATTACCTGCAAGGAGGATCTCCGTCATCACCGGATGATCGGCTACATCCCCGACATGATCTTCGACAAGGAACTCGACTATTTCGCCGAGACCGAGGCAGAGGTGATGGGGCTCGCCTCGAACTCGGCGGCGGTGCAGACGCGGATGATCGAGGCAGGTGCGGGTGTGGGGATCGTGCATGATTTCGCGCTTCCCTTCGCCCCCGGGGTGCAGCGGGTGCTGGGTGGCGAGATCCGGCTCAACCGCGCCTTTTGGTTGATCCGCCACGCCGACGATCGCCGTTCCGAGCGATTGACGCGCTTCGCGGAGGCGCTGGGGCAGGGGCTTCGCGACGAGGTCGCACGGCTCGAACACGCTGCGGTTGAAATATAA
- a CDS encoding F0F1 ATP synthase subunit gamma: protein MPSLKDLKNRIGSVKNTRKITKAMQMVAAAKLRRAQEAAEAARPYAERMHSVMAGLAASVQGSDNAPRLLSGTGSDRVQLLVVMTAERGLCGGFNANIAKLARQTADKLLAEGKEVKIITVGKKGRDALRREYGQYFIGHVDLSDVKRLSYDDAQKIARDLIGRFDKGEFDVATIFFSLFESVIAQRPTAKQIIPASYEPEEGEETPSVNYDYEPSETQILTDLLPRGVATQIFTALLENGASEQGARMSAMDAATRNAGEMIDKLTIEYNRTRQAAITKELIEIISGAEAL from the coding sequence ATGCCCAGCCTTAAGGACCTCAAAAACCGGATCGGAAGCGTCAAGAACACGCGGAAGATCACCAAGGCGATGCAAATGGTCGCCGCCGCGAAACTCCGCCGCGCCCAAGAGGCGGCGGAGGCTGCGCGCCCCTATGCCGAGCGGATGCACTCCGTGATGGCCGGGCTCGCGGCCTCGGTGCAGGGATCGGACAATGCGCCGCGCCTGCTCTCGGGGACCGGTTCGGACCGGGTGCAGCTTCTGGTGGTCATGACCGCCGAACGCGGCCTGTGCGGTGGCTTCAACGCCAATATTGCGAAGCTCGCGCGCCAGACGGCTGACAAGCTGCTGGCCGAGGGCAAAGAGGTGAAGATCATCACCGTCGGCAAGAAAGGCCGCGATGCGCTGCGCCGTGAATACGGTCAGTACTTCATCGGCCATGTCGATCTGAGCGACGTCAAGCGCCTGAGCTATGACGACGCGCAGAAGATCGCCCGCGACCTGATCGGCCGCTTCGACAAGGGCGAGTTCGACGTTGCGACGATCTTCTTCTCGCTCTTCGAGAGCGTGATCGCGCAGCGCCCGACCGCGAAGCAGATCATCCCCGCTTCCTACGAACCGGAAGAGGGCGAAGAAACGCCGAGCGTGAATTACGACTACGAACCCAGCGAGACGCAGATCCTCACCGACCTGCTGCCGCGTGGGGTCGCGACGCAGATCTTCACGGCTCTGCTGGAGAACGGTGCCTCGGAACAAGGTGCGCGGATGTCCGCGATGGACGCTGCGACGCGCAATGCGGGCGAAATGATCGACAAGCTGACGATCGAATACAACCGCACGCGCCAGGCCGCGATCACCAAGGAACTCATCGAAATCATTTCGGGCGCCGAGGCGCTCTGA
- the atpD gene encoding F0F1 ATP synthase subunit beta: protein MASNGKVTQVIGAVVDVQFDGELPAILNALETENNGKRLVLEVAQHLGENSVRTIAMDATEGLVRGAEVKNTGKPISVPVGNATLGRILNVIGEPVDEKGPVEAEETRAIHQPAPNFEAQATSSEILVTGIKVIDLLAPYSKGGKIGLFGGAGVGKTVLIMELINNIAKVHSGYSVFAGVGERTREGNDLYHEMIESNVIKPDDLSSSQVALVYGQMNEPPGARARVALTGLTLAEQFRDQSGTDVLFFVDNIFRFTQAGSEVSALLGRIPSAVGYQPTLATDMGAMQERITSTKAGSITSIQAVYVPADDLTDPAPATTFAHLDATTVLSRAISELGIYPAVDPLDSSSRILDPGIVGEEHYKVARQVQEILQRYKALQDIIAILGMDELSEEDKLTVARARKIQRFLSQPFDVAKVFTGSDGVQVPLEDTIASFKAVVAGEYDHLPEAAFYMVGGIEDVKAKAEKLAAAA from the coding sequence ATGGCAAGCAATGGTAAAGTGACCCAGGTCATCGGCGCCGTCGTCGACGTGCAGTTCGACGGCGAGCTGCCTGCGATCCTCAACGCGCTGGAAACCGAGAACAACGGCAAGCGCCTCGTTCTCGAAGTGGCTCAGCACCTCGGCGAAAACTCGGTGCGCACCATCGCGATGGACGCGACCGAAGGTCTCGTGCGCGGCGCCGAAGTGAAGAACACCGGCAAGCCGATCTCGGTGCCGGTCGGCAACGCCACGCTCGGCCGCATCCTGAACGTGATCGGTGAGCCCGTGGACGAGAAGGGTCCCGTGGAAGCGGAAGAAACCCGTGCCATCCACCAGCCCGCGCCGAACTTCGAAGCTCAGGCGACGTCCTCGGAAATTCTCGTGACCGGCATCAAAGTCATCGACCTGCTCGCGCCCTACTCCAAGGGCGGTAAGATCGGCCTGTTCGGCGGCGCTGGCGTCGGCAAGACCGTTCTGATCATGGAGCTGATCAACAACATCGCGAAGGTGCACTCGGGTTACTCCGTGTTCGCTGGTGTGGGCGAGCGGACCCGTGAAGGAAACGACCTCTATCACGAGATGATCGAATCCAACGTCATCAAGCCCGACGATCTGTCGAGCTCGCAGGTGGCACTGGTCTACGGCCAGATGAACGAGCCTCCGGGTGCGCGTGCGCGCGTCGCTCTGACCGGTCTGACCCTGGCAGAGCAGTTCCGCGACCAGTCGGGCACCGACGTTCTGTTCTTCGTGGACAACATCTTCCGCTTCACGCAGGCGGGTTCCGAGGTGTCGGCACTTCTGGGCCGCATCCCCTCGGCAGTGGGCTACCAGCCGACGCTGGCCACCGACATGGGCGCGATGCAGGAACGCATCACCTCGACCAAAGCCGGCTCGATCACCTCGATCCAGGCCGTCTACGTTCCGGCTGACGACCTTACCGACCCGGCGCCGGCGACCACCTTCGCCCACCTTGACGCGACGACCGTTCTGTCGCGTGCGATCTCGGAACTCGGCATCTACCCGGCCGTGGACCCGCTGGACTCGTCCTCGCGTATCCTCGATCCGGGCATCGTCGGCGAAGAGCACTACAAGGTCGCGCGTCAGGTGCAGGAGATCCTTCAGCGCTACAAGGCTCTGCAGGACATCATCGCCATCCTCGGCATGGACGAACTGTCCGAAGAGGATAAGCTGACCGTGGCACGTGCCCGTAAGATCCAGCGTTTCCTCTCGCAGCCCTTCGACGTTGCGAAAGTGTTCACCGGTTCGGACGGCGTTCAGGTTCCGCTCGAAGACACCATCGCGTCGTTCAAGGCGGTTGTTGCAGGCGAATACGATCACCTGCCCGAAGCGGCCTTCTACATGGTTGGCGGCATCGAGGACGTGAAAGCGAAAGCCGAGAAACTCGCCGCTGCGGCGTAA
- the atpA gene encoding F0F1 ATP synthase subunit alpha gives MGIQAAEISAILKEQIKNFGQDAQVAEVGRVLSVGDGIARVYGLDNVQAGEMVEFPGGIRGMALNLETDNVGVVIFGSDQDIKEGDTVKRTNSIVDVPVGEALLGRVVDGLGNALDGKGAIEAKERRVADVKAPGIIPRKSVHEPMATGLKSVDAMIPIGRGQRELIIGDRQTGKTAIALDTILNQKSYNDADPSNKLHCFYVAIGQKRSTVAQLVKKLEETGAIEYTTVIAATASDPAPMQYLAPYTATAMAEYFRDNGMHALIIYDDLSKQAVAYRQMSLLLRRPPGREAYPGDVFYLHSRLLERSAKLNEDFGAGSLTALPVIETQGGDVSAFIPTNVISITDGQIFLETELFYQGIRPAVNTGLSVSRVGSSAQTNSMKTVAGPVKLELAQYREMAAFAQFGSDLDAATQKLLNRGARLTELMKQPQYSPLTNAEIVAVIFAGTNGYLDNIPVSEVGKFEQGLLDYLRNSRKDILDWLTNEDPKIKGDAADKLKAAIDEFAKTYA, from the coding sequence ATGGGCATCCAAGCAGCTGAGATTTCTGCGATCCTCAAGGAGCAGATCAAGAATTTCGGGCAGGACGCCCAAGTGGCCGAAGTCGGTCGCGTGCTGTCGGTTGGCGACGGTATCGCGCGCGTCTACGGGCTCGACAACGTCCAGGCCGGCGAGATGGTTGAATTCCCCGGTGGTATCCGCGGGATGGCACTGAACCTCGAAACCGACAACGTCGGCGTCGTGATCTTCGGTTCGGACCAGGACATCAAAGAAGGCGACACCGTCAAGCGCACGAACTCCATCGTGGACGTGCCGGTCGGTGAAGCGCTGCTCGGCCGCGTGGTCGACGGTCTCGGCAACGCGCTCGACGGCAAAGGCGCCATCGAAGCGAAAGAGCGTCGCGTCGCCGACGTGAAAGCTCCGGGCATCATCCCGCGTAAATCGGTTCACGAGCCGATGGCGACCGGCCTCAAGTCGGTTGACGCTATGATCCCGATCGGCCGTGGCCAGCGCGAGCTGATCATCGGCGACCGTCAGACCGGCAAGACCGCAATCGCGCTCGACACCATTCTGAACCAGAAGTCGTATAACGACGCCGATCCGTCCAACAAGCTGCACTGTTTCTACGTCGCGATCGGCCAGAAGCGCTCGACCGTGGCGCAGCTGGTGAAGAAGCTCGAAGAGACCGGTGCGATCGAATACACCACCGTGATCGCCGCGACCGCGTCGGACCCCGCGCCGATGCAGTACCTCGCGCCCTACACCGCGACCGCGATGGCCGAATATTTCCGCGACAACGGCATGCACGCGCTGATCATCTATGATGACCTCTCGAAGCAGGCTGTCGCCTATCGTCAGATGTCGCTACTGCTGCGTCGTCCGCCGGGCCGCGAAGCTTACCCGGGCGACGTGTTCTACCTGCACTCCCGCCTGCTGGAGCGTTCGGCGAAGCTGAACGAAGACTTCGGCGCCGGTTCGCTGACTGCTCTGCCGGTCATCGAAACCCAGGGCGGCGACGTGTCGGCCTTCATCCCGACCAACGTGATCTCGATCACCGACGGTCAGATCTTCCTCGAGACGGAACTGTTCTACCAAGGTATCCGTCCCGCAGTGAACACCGGTCTGTCGGTGTCGCGCGTCGGCTCGTCGGCTCAGACGAACTCGATGAAGACCGTTGCAGGCCCGGTTAAGCTGGAACTCGCACAGTATCGCGAAATGGCGGCCTTCGCTCAGTTCGGCTCGGATCTCGACGCCGCAACCCAGAAGCTGCTGAACCGTGGTGCGCGCCTGACCGAGCTGATGAAGCAGCCGCAGTATTCGCCGCTCACCAACGCGGAAATCGTTGCGGTCATCTTCGCCGGGACCAACGGCTATCTCGATAACATCCCGGTGTCCGAGGTTGGCAAGTTCGAACAGGGTCTGCTGGATTACCTGCGCAACTCGCGCAAGGACATCCTCGACTGGCTCACGAACGAGGATCCGAAGATCAAGGGTGACGCGGCCGACAAGCTGAAAGCCGCTATCGACGAATTCGCCAAGACCTACGCGTGA
- a CDS encoding F0F1 ATP synthase subunit delta → MSEPASISASIAGRYALAIFELSREENALAALEADVSALSEALAGSAELREVIASPVYTRDQQAAAIGALAGKMGLSDPMSNGLQLMGAKRRLFVLPQLLKALSDLIADEKGEVTADVTSANELSAAQAKKLAEVLKNQTGKTVKLNTAVDESLIGGMIVKLGSRMVDTSIRSKLASLKNAMKEVG, encoded by the coding sequence GTGTCCGAACCAGCTTCGATTTCCGCAAGCATCGCCGGCCGCTATGCGCTGGCCATTTTTGAACTCTCGCGCGAAGAAAATGCCCTCGCCGCGCTCGAAGCCGATGTCTCCGCGCTGTCGGAGGCGCTGGCGGGCTCTGCCGAGCTGCGTGAGGTGATCGCATCGCCGGTCTACACGCGCGACCAGCAGGCAGCCGCGATTGGCGCTCTGGCGGGGAAAATGGGTCTGTCGGACCCGATGTCTAATGGCCTGCAGCTGATGGGTGCCAAGCGTCGCCTCTTCGTGCTGCCGCAGCTTCTCAAGGCGCTGTCGGACCTGATCGCGGACGAGAAGGGCGAAGTGACCGCCGATGTCACCTCGGCCAACGAGCTCAGCGCCGCACAGGCCAAGAAACTCGCCGAAGTGCTGAAGAACCAGACGGGCAAGACCGTCAAACTGAACACCGCCGTCGATGAAAGCCTCATCGGTGGCATGATCGTAAAGCTGGGCTCGCGGATGGTCGACACGTCGATCCGTTCGAAGCTCGCTTCTCTCAAGAACGCCATGAAAGAGGTCGGATAA